The following coding sequences lie in one Rhinoraja longicauda isolate Sanriku21f unplaced genomic scaffold, sRhiLon1.1 Scf000322, whole genome shotgun sequence genomic window:
- the LOC144590783 gene encoding heterogeneous nuclear ribonucleoprotein D-like isoform X5 produces the protein MEQPMAAAGSEEFPEGAKINASKNEEDEGKMFIGGLSWDTSKKDLTDYLSRFGEVVDCTIKMDAVTGRSRGFGFVLFREPASVDRVLELKEHKLDGRLIDPKRAKAIKGKEPAKKVFVGGLSPDVPEEMVKDYFGAYGEIEGIELPIDNKTNERRGFCFITFKEEEPVKRLLENKYHNIGSSKCEIKVAQPKEVYRQQQQRGGRGGGGFGGRGRDRGGQNQNWNQGYNSYWNQGYSSYNNGYSNPGYNGYGGYDYSGYNYNNYGYAPEYDTYNSGETEV, from the exons ATGGAGCAGCCCATGGCGGCCGCGGGCTCCGAGGAGTTTCCCGAGGGAGCCAAGATCAACGCCAGCAAAAACGAGGAGGACGAAGG AAAAATGTTCATTGGGGGCCTTAGCTGGGATACAAGCAAGAAGGATTTGACAGATTACTTGTCCAGGTTCGGTGAAGTAGTGGACTGTACCATAAAAATGGATGCGGTGACGGGACGGTCAAGAGGATTTGGTTTTGTACTATTCAGAGAACCTGCAAGTGTGGACAGG GTGTTGGAACTGAAGGAACACAAACTCGATGGGAGGCTTATTGACCCCAAAAGAGCAAAGGCAataaaaggcaaggagccagcTAAGAAAGTTTTTGTTGGCGGCCTAAGTCCTGATGTACCTGAAGAAATGGTTAAAGACTATTTTGGAGCGTATGGAGAG ATTGAAGGCATTGAATTGCCCATTGACAACAAGACGAACGAACGGAGAGGATTCTGCTTTATCACATTCAAGGAAGAAGAACCAGTGAAAAGGCTTTTGGAGAATAAATATCACAATATAGGCTCAAGCAAG tgtgaaattaaagtggcacAGCCCAAGGAAGTCTACAGGCAGCAGCAGCAACGAGGAGGCAGAGGTGGAGGTGGGTTTGGTGGAAGAGGTCGTGATAGAGGGG GACAAAATCAGAACTGGAACCAGGGATACAACAGCTACTGGAATCAAGGTTATAGTAGTTACAACAATGGCTATAGCAATCCAGGTTACAATGGATATGGAGGTTATGATTACTCTGGGTATAACTACAACAACTACGGATATGCTCCAGAATATGATACCTACAATA GTGGAGAAACGGAGGTATAA
- the LOC144590783 gene encoding heterogeneous nuclear ribonucleoprotein D-like isoform X3: protein MEQPMAAAGSEEFPEGAKINASKNEEDEGKMFIGGLSWDTSKKDLTDYLSRFGEVVDCTIKMDAVTGRSRGFGFVLFREPASVDRVLELKEHKLDGRLIDPKRAKAIKGKEPAKKVFVGGLSPDVPEEMVKDYFGAYGEIEGIELPIDNKTNERRGFCFITFKEEEPVKRLLENKYHNIGSSKCEIKVAQPKEVYRQQQQRGGRGGGQNQNWNQGYNSYWNQGYSSYNNGYSNPGYNGYGGYDYSGYNYNNYGYAPEYDTYNTNVPPDGQSRNGIDGRGEVCGLDCLTLSAEGGCLEASGQVSRAAMERHLEVQAVTRITTNHTKEKLI from the exons ATGGAGCAGCCCATGGCGGCCGCGGGCTCCGAGGAGTTTCCCGAGGGAGCCAAGATCAACGCCAGCAAAAACGAGGAGGACGAAGG AAAAATGTTCATTGGGGGCCTTAGCTGGGATACAAGCAAGAAGGATTTGACAGATTACTTGTCCAGGTTCGGTGAAGTAGTGGACTGTACCATAAAAATGGATGCGGTGACGGGACGGTCAAGAGGATTTGGTTTTGTACTATTCAGAGAACCTGCAAGTGTGGACAGG GTGTTGGAACTGAAGGAACACAAACTCGATGGGAGGCTTATTGACCCCAAAAGAGCAAAGGCAataaaaggcaaggagccagcTAAGAAAGTTTTTGTTGGCGGCCTAAGTCCTGATGTACCTGAAGAAATGGTTAAAGACTATTTTGGAGCGTATGGAGAG ATTGAAGGCATTGAATTGCCCATTGACAACAAGACGAACGAACGGAGAGGATTCTGCTTTATCACATTCAAGGAAGAAGAACCAGTGAAAAGGCTTTTGGAGAATAAATATCACAATATAGGCTCAAGCAAG tgtgaaattaaagtggcacAGCCCAAGGAAGTCTACAGGCAGCAGCAGCAACGAGGAGGCAGAGGTGGAG GACAAAATCAGAACTGGAACCAGGGATACAACAGCTACTGGAATCAAGGTTATAGTAGTTACAACAATGGCTATAGCAATCCAGGTTACAATGGATATGGAGGTTATGATTACTCTGGGTATAACTACAACAACTACGGATATGCTCCAGAATATGATACCTACAATA CAAATGTGCCTCCTGATGGTCAATCAAGGAACGGCATTGATGGTCGTGGAGAAGTCTGCGGCCTGGACTGCCTCACCCTCTCTGCTGAAGGAGGCTGTTTAGAGGCAAGTGGCCAG GTCAGCAGAGCAGCTATGGAAAGGCATCTAGAGGTGCAGGCAGTCACCAGAATAACTACCAACCATACTAAAGAAAAATTGATATAG
- the LOC144590783 gene encoding heterogeneous nuclear ribonucleoprotein D-like isoform X1, whose protein sequence is MEQPMAAAGSEEFPEGAKINASKNEEDEGKMFIGGLSWDTSKKDLTDYLSRFGEVVDCTIKMDAVTGRSRGFGFVLFREPASVDRVLELKEHKLDGRLIDPKRAKAIKGKEPAKKVFVGGLSPDVPEEMVKDYFGAYGEIEGIELPIDNKTNERRGFCFITFKEEEPVKRLLENKYHNIGSSKCEIKVAQPKEVYRQQQQRGGRGGGGFGGRGRDRGGQNQNWNQGYNSYWNQGYSSYNNGYSNPGYNGYGGYDYSGYNYNNYGYAPEYDTYNTNVPPDGQSRNGIDGRGEVCGLDCLTLSAEGGCLEASGQVSRAAMERHLEVQAVTRITTNHTKEKLI, encoded by the exons ATGGAGCAGCCCATGGCGGCCGCGGGCTCCGAGGAGTTTCCCGAGGGAGCCAAGATCAACGCCAGCAAAAACGAGGAGGACGAAGG AAAAATGTTCATTGGGGGCCTTAGCTGGGATACAAGCAAGAAGGATTTGACAGATTACTTGTCCAGGTTCGGTGAAGTAGTGGACTGTACCATAAAAATGGATGCGGTGACGGGACGGTCAAGAGGATTTGGTTTTGTACTATTCAGAGAACCTGCAAGTGTGGACAGG GTGTTGGAACTGAAGGAACACAAACTCGATGGGAGGCTTATTGACCCCAAAAGAGCAAAGGCAataaaaggcaaggagccagcTAAGAAAGTTTTTGTTGGCGGCCTAAGTCCTGATGTACCTGAAGAAATGGTTAAAGACTATTTTGGAGCGTATGGAGAG ATTGAAGGCATTGAATTGCCCATTGACAACAAGACGAACGAACGGAGAGGATTCTGCTTTATCACATTCAAGGAAGAAGAACCAGTGAAAAGGCTTTTGGAGAATAAATATCACAATATAGGCTCAAGCAAG tgtgaaattaaagtggcacAGCCCAAGGAAGTCTACAGGCAGCAGCAGCAACGAGGAGGCAGAGGTGGAGGTGGGTTTGGTGGAAGAGGTCGTGATAGAGGGG GACAAAATCAGAACTGGAACCAGGGATACAACAGCTACTGGAATCAAGGTTATAGTAGTTACAACAATGGCTATAGCAATCCAGGTTACAATGGATATGGAGGTTATGATTACTCTGGGTATAACTACAACAACTACGGATATGCTCCAGAATATGATACCTACAATA CAAATGTGCCTCCTGATGGTCAATCAAGGAACGGCATTGATGGTCGTGGAGAAGTCTGCGGCCTGGACTGCCTCACCCTCTCTGCTGAAGGAGGCTGTTTAGAGGCAAGTGGCCAG GTCAGCAGAGCAGCTATGGAAAGGCATCTAGAGGTGCAGGCAGTCACCAGAATAACTACCAACCATACTAAAGAAAAATTGATATAG
- the LOC144590783 gene encoding heterogeneous nuclear ribonucleoprotein D-like isoform X2, with amino-acid sequence MEQPMAAAGSEEFPEGAKINASKNEEDEGKMFIGGLSWDTSKKDLTDYLSRFGEVVDCTIKMDAVTGRSRGFGFVLFREPASVDRVLELKEHKLDGRLIDPKRAKAIKGKEPAKKVFVGGLSPDVPEEMVKDYFGAYGEIEGIELPIDNKTNERRGFCFITFKEEEPVKRLLENKYHNIGSSKCEIKVAQPKEVYRQQQQRGGRGGGGFGGRGRDRGGQNQNWNQGYNSYWNQGYSSYNNGYSNPGYNGYGGYDYSGYNYNNYGYAPEYDTYNTNVPPDGQSRNGIDGRGEVCGLDCLTLSAEGGCLEVSRAAMERHLEVQAVTRITTNHTKEKLI; translated from the exons ATGGAGCAGCCCATGGCGGCCGCGGGCTCCGAGGAGTTTCCCGAGGGAGCCAAGATCAACGCCAGCAAAAACGAGGAGGACGAAGG AAAAATGTTCATTGGGGGCCTTAGCTGGGATACAAGCAAGAAGGATTTGACAGATTACTTGTCCAGGTTCGGTGAAGTAGTGGACTGTACCATAAAAATGGATGCGGTGACGGGACGGTCAAGAGGATTTGGTTTTGTACTATTCAGAGAACCTGCAAGTGTGGACAGG GTGTTGGAACTGAAGGAACACAAACTCGATGGGAGGCTTATTGACCCCAAAAGAGCAAAGGCAataaaaggcaaggagccagcTAAGAAAGTTTTTGTTGGCGGCCTAAGTCCTGATGTACCTGAAGAAATGGTTAAAGACTATTTTGGAGCGTATGGAGAG ATTGAAGGCATTGAATTGCCCATTGACAACAAGACGAACGAACGGAGAGGATTCTGCTTTATCACATTCAAGGAAGAAGAACCAGTGAAAAGGCTTTTGGAGAATAAATATCACAATATAGGCTCAAGCAAG tgtgaaattaaagtggcacAGCCCAAGGAAGTCTACAGGCAGCAGCAGCAACGAGGAGGCAGAGGTGGAGGTGGGTTTGGTGGAAGAGGTCGTGATAGAGGGG GACAAAATCAGAACTGGAACCAGGGATACAACAGCTACTGGAATCAAGGTTATAGTAGTTACAACAATGGCTATAGCAATCCAGGTTACAATGGATATGGAGGTTATGATTACTCTGGGTATAACTACAACAACTACGGATATGCTCCAGAATATGATACCTACAATA CAAATGTGCCTCCTGATGGTCAATCAAGGAACGGCATTGATGGTCGTGGAGAAGTCTGCGGCCTGGACTGCCTCACCCTCTCTGCTGAAGGAGGCTGTTTAGAG GTCAGCAGAGCAGCTATGGAAAGGCATCTAGAGGTGCAGGCAGTCACCAGAATAACTACCAACCATACTAAAGAAAAATTGATATAG
- the LOC144590783 gene encoding heterogeneous nuclear ribonucleoprotein D-like isoform X4 has product MEQPMAAAGSEEFPEGAKINASKNEEDEGKMFIGGLSWDTSKKDLTDYLSRFGEVVDCTIKMDAVTGRSRGFGFVLFREPASVDRVLELKEHKLDGRLIDPKRAKAIKGKEPAKKVFVGGLSPDVPEEMVKDYFGAYGEIEGIELPIDNKTNERRGFCFITFKEEEPVKRLLENKYHNIGSSKCEIKVAQPKEVYRQQQQRGGRGGGGFGGRGRDRGGQNQNWNQGYNSYWNQGYSSYNNGYSNPGYNGYGGYDYSGYNYNNYGYAPEYDTYNSQQSSYGKASRGAGSHQNNYQPY; this is encoded by the exons ATGGAGCAGCCCATGGCGGCCGCGGGCTCCGAGGAGTTTCCCGAGGGAGCCAAGATCAACGCCAGCAAAAACGAGGAGGACGAAGG AAAAATGTTCATTGGGGGCCTTAGCTGGGATACAAGCAAGAAGGATTTGACAGATTACTTGTCCAGGTTCGGTGAAGTAGTGGACTGTACCATAAAAATGGATGCGGTGACGGGACGGTCAAGAGGATTTGGTTTTGTACTATTCAGAGAACCTGCAAGTGTGGACAGG GTGTTGGAACTGAAGGAACACAAACTCGATGGGAGGCTTATTGACCCCAAAAGAGCAAAGGCAataaaaggcaaggagccagcTAAGAAAGTTTTTGTTGGCGGCCTAAGTCCTGATGTACCTGAAGAAATGGTTAAAGACTATTTTGGAGCGTATGGAGAG ATTGAAGGCATTGAATTGCCCATTGACAACAAGACGAACGAACGGAGAGGATTCTGCTTTATCACATTCAAGGAAGAAGAACCAGTGAAAAGGCTTTTGGAGAATAAATATCACAATATAGGCTCAAGCAAG tgtgaaattaaagtggcacAGCCCAAGGAAGTCTACAGGCAGCAGCAGCAACGAGGAGGCAGAGGTGGAGGTGGGTTTGGTGGAAGAGGTCGTGATAGAGGGG GACAAAATCAGAACTGGAACCAGGGATACAACAGCTACTGGAATCAAGGTTATAGTAGTTACAACAATGGCTATAGCAATCCAGGTTACAATGGATATGGAGGTTATGATTACTCTGGGTATAACTACAACAACTACGGATATGCTCCAGAATATGATACCTACAATA GTCAGCAGAGCAGCTATGGAAAGGCATCTAGAGGTGCAGGCAGTCACCAGAATAACTACCAACCATACTAA